A stretch of Sandaracinaceae bacterium DNA encodes these proteins:
- a CDS encoding tetratricopeptide repeat protein — translation MSEDPAKLKEMVTLYKQGLLVNPKDTRKRYQLASAYHKLGELDKAIKEYESARRSKADHFGTRYGLGRAYVEDGQTAEAVAPLKEAVAIKPESNDCQYVLAEVATQVEDVATAADAYHAVTLLEAEADPPEHPDAPEKGGAACVAAEKWEPAIACFERALKLTPNVPALLFPLGQAYNRLEKWEDGKRVLEALVDKEKDHVEGLKLLGEACKHLEEDERAIEAYRRALDLDPDFLDGYIAIGGVYEHVGQDQEAHNSYKIALRFLPDDGAIYFKLGRCLRRLGKNDEALERLDKASTLLRDDPEVFFTLGLTQVALEQLEEAEKSFVTAAEMRPEHFETQEALAQVRAKLGKTDEVVKSYEKVVSLDDGNVEAWTALARLYFEAERWADAEKASIAVLRAEEENAEMLVIRGTSLNRQERSDEAVPILQKAVKVAPEDAIASLQLAIAYNAVERWQQAQQSAEKAIRVWDEGGAKPEPLVRARAYKELAKGCQALEDDREAIGAFLKAAEHDPEFIHGFLEAGRLSEKLEKWEDAARAYGRAAERKPDDVEVHRTHGALLERLGKHAEAVEAWQRAVKLDEEEPKSLTRLGFNLSQVARWDDARKTLSRAVKIRPDIGEAFKWLGKACLELDDLDAAKDHLTSALEIDSKWAEGFALSGRLHEKKGELPVAEERLSKAVELDPEDASLKALLGLVRVKIEKYGDAVPPLNAAVKASPDDGALRLALGEALLRSGGEGLEQLRAAVERLPDDAEAHALRGEAAAKAEERDEAIAAYEEASRLDPARTEWLGPRAALLAEAERFEDASQVYAQALEAHPDVSELWSGHGGVLQKLGQHEASAAAYAKAVELGGGDSTQLLIDLGLGYVRAEQWERARDALTKCAELDSGNADVWENLGLALRKLDALPEAERAYDEALGVEPSRGRAKRALAEVRVALGKKEQAVDTYRDAIETLPPEPELHAALAAVLRDLERDEEAADELEKAVELAPQNAELLCRLGVAAAAAGRWERSYDALDHSVGFDPRSADAHHALGVAAAKLDKRGAAVKAFEKAVESDAERGESWLQLGLAHRSLEQDAEAEPALGRAVGLLPDRADVHAAHGAVLFALGKLGGAEKAFAAALEHEPDDAALYLGKGRAEAGQEKWEAARQSLRQSTRIAPDDAAAQLLLGQACAALKMTDEALAALEKSAQLDGASAAPHASLGALYESSGELERAVRAYRKAREVDPENEGILRSLADLFSKLERPNDAAEVLEAISKLSADDPDALMALGKAHADADKWAEAREAYRRAAKLDPDRLDAHRQHADAAVRSEAHEEAVEAWRAVLSRSASDVDALAGLGAAYSALDRDADAIEPLTKAAEARPEDARLQSRLGATLLALGRVERALPALEKATELAPLDVEAWFVYGRALAESGRHADAVAALKRCADREPDRLDAQRALGVSALKSEQHELAVMAFERVTQREAQDADGWVSLARARSGLGDETRAAEALKQALTHRPSEPSLHAELGDLYLRAERYPDAEASFRSAVQLDADDGALHARLGKAQKARGLADDARASFEKATELSPQLRDAWVELARAKQQVGADDEAVDAWSRALALDPDDAEGQAALGSLRLSLGFEEAAVDPLKRAAALAPNDAVTHARLGAALLATGSPDKALESLEKAASLGLEEARGWSDVGRARLKAGQVDRAIAAFDDALRLDGRFVPALVGKADALAALGRTGEAAAAYQSAIDVSGGVPEGVHAKLGRVLSLLGRHDEAVAALTAASQSAPGDASVMSALGAAELRRGGFEAAVRHLEQSLALFPDQPEARLHLGMAYLGDERPGDAVAALERAVTALPNHGEGWAKLGDARHANGAPTGAEEAYRKALGLGFEAARRGLGILLAEDFRDDEAAEALEAAAQLQTEDRALFAALADVQERRGDLDRALACYERAVQLEGGVEAAMDGDVLFGYGRALFTKKQADAALRALSRAVTLLPGSADAHHVLGQAQAKLGQPDAAIASYRKAVDLAPGWADALVSLGRLYGKLGRDAEALDPLTQAAGMAQEDLTTQLSLAGVLERLGRPADAVAPLQQASSLSPDDPAIAARLGAACAAAGRWEEAAQAYRSAARVSPDADNQLGLGRARRALGDLVGAEAAFAASASANASGFDAWLGLGQVRAAAQNHAGAEEALRAAVGLRPDHAEAQKAHGEVLAALGRHEPAAAAFEVATRHRADDGAAWAALGRAYQALGRDADAARALAKASEVGEGGVDTLLALADACAREGRVDDAASALGKARAAEPADAGLQENVADKYAAIGRMDDAIGAQRSAIEIAPSTARKVALGDLLLASGDVTGAATVFGEAAAEAPDDFDAQRGLGKAHAAAGQHGDAAKAFGKALSLRPDDADTAFEVGRALNALGKHAAAIGVFEAALAKAPQDAAGHAGYGEALSAVDRDDEALQELRRAAELKPKVGWFHRLLGELALSMGRVDEAVGALSEAASLTPNDAASHRAHGLALLAAERWQEALDALSKTVNLGVQDGPVAVGMGASLCRLARYSESRDWLNAARHRVPDEPEARYYLGVTMLALGDVAKAREESEAAATARPDEAKYLVGFGQVLEAEKRPKQAVQQYAKAAELDPTRADAHEHAARVYLALGMPSEAEAHYGKLAALSDDVDVLLGLAKAREDRSAPEEAVAPLERAASLRPDDADIQRRLARALGAADRWDAAVDALKRAMHVADAPAPIAPELAEACRKADRGFDLLDALVEARDRHPEDAGVRVALARAFADDGESEKAYAEARAAAEADATSREAQALLGRLHREAGRVQEALEALRQAASLGGHHADDWVQLAWCYRDDGQPDRALDAARRAVRLDAESALAHRALGELLVASGDAAEALKSLEQAKLLSPEDPDILLALGEALTAAGKGSEAIVVLEGAAAKGSSARLELAKASAFERAGKLDEALKALSALVREVQSAEGYFRMGSVLQRLERFDESAAALSRALRMDPTHATAQYALGASLMRLGRGDEAIAAWEGACKNAPDDPNLKAALGFGYLKVGRKEDAAAACAEAMELGLGDVDTLLSFGKLFERLDRREDAVKAYSRVGEVDPDHSEAMHRLADNLIELHRFKEAVEPYQQALLSAPDDPGLRYGLGVCYANLGQGAAAKAQYEALKKLDADKAEELFFIIE, via the coding sequence ATGTCGGAAGATCCCGCCAAGCTCAAAGAGATGGTGACCCTCTACAAGCAGGGTCTCCTGGTCAACCCCAAGGACACGCGCAAGCGCTACCAGCTGGCGTCCGCGTATCACAAGCTCGGCGAGCTCGACAAAGCCATCAAGGAGTACGAGAGCGCGCGGCGGAGCAAGGCCGATCACTTCGGCACCCGCTACGGCCTCGGTCGCGCTTACGTCGAGGACGGCCAGACGGCCGAGGCGGTCGCGCCCCTCAAGGAGGCGGTGGCGATCAAGCCCGAGAGCAACGACTGCCAGTACGTGCTCGCCGAGGTGGCCACGCAGGTCGAAGACGTCGCGACGGCGGCCGACGCCTATCACGCGGTGACCCTGCTCGAGGCGGAGGCGGATCCGCCCGAGCACCCCGACGCGCCCGAGAAGGGCGGCGCCGCGTGCGTCGCGGCCGAGAAGTGGGAGCCCGCGATCGCCTGCTTCGAGCGCGCGCTGAAGCTCACCCCGAACGTGCCCGCGCTGCTCTTCCCGCTCGGCCAGGCCTACAATCGGCTCGAGAAGTGGGAGGACGGCAAGCGCGTCCTCGAGGCGCTCGTCGACAAGGAGAAGGACCACGTCGAGGGGCTCAAGCTGCTCGGCGAGGCGTGCAAGCACCTCGAGGAGGACGAGCGCGCCATCGAGGCGTACCGGCGCGCGCTGGATCTCGATCCCGACTTCCTCGACGGTTACATCGCCATCGGCGGCGTCTACGAGCACGTGGGTCAGGACCAGGAGGCGCACAACTCCTACAAGATCGCGCTGCGCTTCCTGCCCGACGACGGCGCCATCTACTTCAAGCTCGGCCGCTGCCTCCGGCGCCTCGGGAAGAACGACGAGGCGCTCGAGCGGCTCGACAAGGCGTCGACCTTGCTGCGAGACGACCCCGAGGTCTTCTTCACCCTCGGGCTGACCCAGGTCGCGCTCGAGCAGCTCGAGGAGGCGGAGAAGTCCTTCGTCACCGCGGCCGAGATGCGCCCCGAGCACTTCGAGACGCAGGAGGCCCTCGCGCAGGTGCGCGCGAAGCTCGGCAAGACCGACGAGGTGGTCAAGAGCTACGAGAAGGTCGTCTCCCTCGACGACGGCAACGTCGAGGCGTGGACCGCGCTCGCGCGGCTCTACTTCGAGGCCGAGCGCTGGGCGGACGCGGAGAAGGCCTCGATCGCGGTCCTGCGCGCGGAGGAAGAGAACGCCGAGATGCTCGTCATCCGCGGCACCTCGCTCAACCGCCAGGAGCGCTCGGACGAGGCGGTGCCGATCCTCCAGAAGGCGGTGAAGGTCGCGCCCGAGGACGCCATCGCGTCGCTGCAGCTCGCCATCGCCTACAACGCGGTCGAGCGCTGGCAGCAGGCGCAGCAGTCGGCAGAGAAGGCGATCCGCGTCTGGGACGAGGGCGGCGCCAAGCCGGAGCCGCTGGTCCGGGCGCGCGCCTACAAGGAGCTCGCGAAGGGCTGCCAGGCGCTCGAGGACGACCGCGAGGCGATCGGCGCGTTCCTCAAGGCAGCCGAGCACGACCCGGAGTTCATCCACGGCTTCCTCGAGGCGGGGCGGCTCAGCGAGAAGCTCGAGAAGTGGGAGGACGCGGCGCGCGCGTACGGCCGCGCGGCGGAGCGCAAGCCCGACGACGTCGAGGTCCATCGCACGCACGGCGCCTTGCTCGAGCGGCTGGGCAAGCACGCCGAGGCGGTCGAGGCGTGGCAGCGCGCGGTGAAGCTCGACGAGGAGGAGCCCAAGAGCCTGACCCGGCTCGGCTTCAACCTCAGCCAGGTCGCGCGCTGGGACGACGCGCGCAAGACGCTGTCGCGCGCGGTGAAGATCCGCCCCGACATCGGCGAGGCGTTCAAGTGGCTCGGCAAGGCCTGCCTCGAGCTCGACGACCTCGACGCGGCGAAGGACCACCTCACGAGCGCGCTCGAGATCGACTCGAAGTGGGCGGAGGGCTTCGCGCTCTCCGGGCGCCTGCACGAGAAGAAGGGCGAGCTGCCCGTGGCCGAGGAGCGGCTGAGCAAGGCCGTGGAGCTCGACCCGGAGGACGCGTCGCTCAAGGCGCTGCTCGGGCTCGTGCGCGTGAAGATCGAGAAGTACGGCGACGCGGTGCCGCCCCTGAACGCGGCGGTGAAGGCGAGCCCCGACGACGGCGCGCTGCGCCTCGCGCTCGGCGAGGCCCTCTTGCGGAGCGGCGGGGAGGGGCTGGAGCAGCTGCGCGCCGCGGTGGAGCGGCTGCCCGACGACGCCGAGGCCCACGCGCTGCGCGGCGAGGCGGCGGCGAAGGCGGAGGAGCGCGACGAGGCGATCGCCGCGTACGAAGAGGCGAGCCGGCTCGACCCGGCGCGCACCGAGTGGCTCGGCCCGCGCGCCGCCCTGCTCGCGGAGGCGGAGCGCTTCGAGGACGCGTCGCAGGTCTACGCGCAGGCGCTCGAGGCGCACCCGGACGTCTCCGAGCTCTGGTCCGGCCACGGCGGCGTGCTCCAGAAGCTCGGCCAGCACGAGGCGTCGGCGGCCGCGTACGCCAAGGCGGTCGAGCTGGGCGGCGGTGACAGCACCCAGCTCTTGATCGACCTCGGCCTCGGCTACGTGCGGGCCGAGCAGTGGGAGCGCGCGCGGGACGCGCTGACCAAGTGCGCGGAGCTGGACTCGGGCAACGCCGACGTCTGGGAGAACCTCGGGCTCGCGCTGCGCAAGCTCGACGCGCTGCCCGAGGCGGAGCGCGCGTACGACGAGGCGCTGGGCGTCGAGCCGAGCCGCGGCCGCGCCAAGCGCGCCCTGGCCGAGGTGCGCGTCGCGCTGGGCAAGAAGGAGCAGGCGGTCGACACCTACCGTGACGCCATCGAGACCCTGCCGCCCGAGCCGGAGCTGCACGCGGCGCTCGCCGCGGTGCTGCGTGACCTCGAGCGCGACGAGGAGGCGGCGGACGAGCTGGAGAAGGCGGTCGAGCTCGCGCCGCAGAACGCGGAGCTGCTCTGCCGGCTCGGCGTGGCGGCCGCGGCGGCGGGCCGCTGGGAGCGCAGCTACGACGCGCTCGATCACAGCGTGGGCTTCGACCCGCGCTCGGCCGACGCGCACCACGCGCTGGGCGTCGCCGCGGCGAAGCTCGACAAGCGCGGCGCGGCGGTGAAGGCCTTCGAGAAGGCGGTGGAGAGCGATGCGGAGCGCGGCGAGAGCTGGCTCCAGCTCGGGCTCGCGCATCGCTCCCTCGAGCAAGACGCCGAGGCCGAGCCCGCGCTCGGGAGGGCCGTCGGGCTGCTCCCGGATCGCGCCGACGTGCACGCCGCCCACGGCGCGGTGCTCTTCGCGCTGGGCAAGCTCGGCGGGGCGGAGAAGGCCTTCGCGGCCGCGCTCGAGCACGAGCCGGACGACGCGGCGCTCTACCTCGGCAAGGGCCGCGCCGAGGCGGGCCAGGAGAAGTGGGAGGCGGCGCGCCAGTCGCTCCGTCAGAGCACCCGCATCGCCCCCGACGACGCCGCCGCGCAGCTCCTGCTCGGGCAGGCGTGCGCCGCGCTGAAGATGACCGACGAGGCGCTCGCCGCGCTCGAGAAGAGCGCCCAGCTCGACGGCGCGTCCGCCGCGCCCCACGCGAGCCTCGGCGCGCTCTACGAGTCGAGCGGAGAGCTGGAGCGAGCGGTCCGCGCCTACCGCAAGGCGCGCGAGGTCGACCCCGAGAACGAAGGCATCTTGCGATCGCTCGCGGATCTGTTCTCGAAGCTCGAGCGCCCGAACGACGCGGCCGAGGTGCTCGAGGCCATCTCCAAGCTCAGCGCCGACGACCCGGACGCGCTGATGGCGCTCGGCAAGGCGCACGCCGACGCCGACAAGTGGGCCGAGGCGCGCGAGGCCTACCGACGCGCGGCGAAGCTCGACCCCGATCGCCTGGACGCGCACCGCCAGCACGCGGACGCCGCCGTGCGCTCGGAGGCCCACGAGGAGGCGGTCGAGGCGTGGCGCGCCGTGCTCTCTCGCTCCGCAAGCGACGTGGACGCGCTGGCCGGCCTCGGCGCCGCGTACTCCGCGCTCGACCGGGACGCCGACGCGATCGAGCCGCTGACCAAGGCGGCCGAGGCGCGGCCCGAGGACGCGCGCCTGCAGAGCCGGCTCGGGGCGACCCTGCTCGCCCTCGGGCGGGTGGAGCGCGCGCTGCCCGCGCTCGAGAAGGCGACCGAGCTGGCCCCCCTCGACGTCGAGGCGTGGTTCGTCTACGGGCGCGCCCTCGCGGAGAGCGGTCGGCACGCGGACGCCGTCGCGGCGCTGAAGCGCTGCGCCGACCGTGAGCCGGATCGGCTCGACGCCCAGCGCGCGCTCGGCGTCAGCGCCCTGAAGAGCGAGCAGCACGAGCTCGCCGTGATGGCGTTCGAGCGCGTCACCCAGCGCGAGGCGCAGGACGCCGACGGCTGGGTGTCGCTCGCGCGGGCGCGATCGGGGCTCGGAGACGAGACGCGCGCAGCCGAGGCGCTGAAGCAGGCCCTGACCCACCGCCCGAGCGAGCCCTCGCTGCACGCCGAGCTGGGCGACCTCTATCTCCGGGCCGAGCGCTACCCCGACGCGGAGGCGAGCTTCCGCAGCGCCGTGCAGCTCGACGCCGACGACGGCGCGCTGCACGCCCGGCTCGGCAAGGCGCAGAAGGCGCGCGGGCTCGCGGACGACGCGCGCGCGAGCTTCGAGAAGGCGACCGAGCTGTCGCCGCAGCTGCGCGACGCGTGGGTCGAGCTCGCCCGGGCCAAGCAGCAGGTCGGCGCCGACGACGAGGCGGTCGACGCGTGGAGCCGCGCGCTCGCGCTCGATCCCGACGACGCGGAGGGGCAGGCCGCGCTCGGCAGCCTGCGCCTCTCGCTCGGCTTCGAGGAGGCGGCGGTGGACCCGCTGAAGCGCGCCGCCGCGCTCGCCCCGAACGACGCCGTCACCCACGCACGCCTCGGCGCCGCGCTCCTCGCCACCGGCTCGCCCGACAAGGCGCTCGAGAGCCTGGAGAAGGCGGCGTCCCTCGGGCTCGAGGAGGCGCGCGGCTGGAGCGACGTCGGGCGCGCGCGGCTGAAGGCGGGTCAGGTCGATCGCGCCATCGCCGCCTTCGACGACGCGCTCCGTCTCGACGGCCGCTTCGTCCCCGCGCTCGTGGGCAAGGCGGACGCGCTGGCCGCGCTCGGCCGCACCGGAGAGGCGGCGGCCGCGTACCAGTCCGCCATCGACGTCAGCGGCGGCGTGCCCGAGGGCGTGCACGCGAAGCTCGGCCGCGTGCTGAGCCTGCTCGGCCGGCACGACGAGGCCGTGGCCGCGCTCACCGCCGCGAGCCAGAGCGCGCCGGGCGACGCGAGCGTCATGTCCGCGCTCGGCGCGGCGGAGCTCCGTCGCGGCGGCTTCGAGGCCGCGGTCCGGCACCTCGAGCAGAGCCTCGCGCTCTTCCCCGATCAGCCCGAGGCGCGCCTGCACCTCGGCATGGCCTACCTCGGCGACGAGCGGCCCGGCGACGCGGTCGCGGCGCTCGAGCGCGCGGTCACCGCGCTGCCCAACCACGGCGAGGGCTGGGCGAAGCTCGGCGACGCGCGCCACGCGAACGGCGCGCCCACCGGGGCCGAGGAGGCGTACCGCAAGGCCCTGGGACTCGGCTTCGAGGCGGCGCGCCGCGGGCTCGGCATCCTGCTCGCGGAGGACTTCCGCGACGACGAGGCGGCCGAGGCGCTCGAGGCCGCGGCCCAGCTCCAGACGGAGGACCGCGCGCTCTTCGCCGCGCTCGCCGACGTCCAGGAGCGCCGCGGCGACCTCGATCGCGCGCTCGCCTGCTACGAGCGGGCGGTGCAGCTCGAGGGCGGCGTCGAGGCGGCGATGGATGGCGACGTGCTCTTCGGCTATGGCCGCGCGCTCTTCACCAAGAAGCAGGCCGACGCCGCGCTCCGCGCCTTGTCGCGCGCGGTGACCCTCCTGCCGGGCTCCGCCGACGCCCACCACGTGCTCGGTCAGGCGCAGGCGAAGCTCGGTCAGCCCGACGCCGCCATCGCGTCCTATCGCAAGGCGGTCGACCTCGCGCCCGGCTGGGCCGACGCGCTCGTCTCGCTAGGGCGCCTCTACGGCAAGCTCGGTCGCGACGCCGAGGCGCTCGACCCGCTGACGCAGGCCGCGGGCATGGCCCAGGAGGATCTCACCACGCAGCTCTCGCTGGCGGGGGTGCTCGAGCGCCTCGGCCGGCCGGCGGACGCGGTCGCGCCGCTCCAGCAGGCGTCGTCGCTCTCTCCCGACGACCCGGCCATCGCGGCTCGCCTCGGCGCGGCGTGCGCGGCCGCGGGTCGCTGGGAAGAGGCGGCGCAGGCCTACCGGAGCGCGGCGCGGGTCTCGCCCGACGCCGACAACCAGCTCGGCCTCGGTCGGGCGCGGCGGGCGCTCGGTGATCTCGTCGGGGCGGAGGCCGCCTTCGCCGCCTCGGCCTCGGCCAACGCGAGCGGCTTCGACGCGTGGCTCGGCCTCGGCCAGGTGCGCGCGGCGGCGCAGAATCACGCGGGGGCAGAAGAAGCCTTGCGTGCTGCGGTAGGCCTTCGGCCCGACCACGCCGAGGCGCAGAAGGCGCACGGCGAGGTGCTCGCGGCGCTCGGCCGTCACGAGCCCGCGGCGGCCGCGTTCGAGGTCGCCACGCGTCATCGCGCCGACGACGGCGCGGCGTGGGCCGCCCTCGGTCGCGCCTACCAGGCGCTCGGTCGGGACGCCGATGCGGCGCGCGCGCTCGCCAAGGCGAGCGAGGTCGGGGAGGGCGGCGTCGACACCTTGCTCGCGCTGGCCGACGCGTGCGCGCGGGAAGGGCGCGTCGACGACGCGGCGTCCGCGCTCGGCAAGGCGCGCGCGGCCGAGCCCGCCGACGCCGGCCTGCAAGAGAACGTGGCCGATAAGTACGCGGCCATCGGTCGCATGGACGACGCGATCGGCGCGCAGCGGAGCGCCATCGAGATCGCGCCGAGCACCGCGCGCAAAGTTGCTCTGGGCGATCTCCTGCTCGCGTCGGGCGACGTCACGGGCGCGGCCACCGTCTTCGGCGAGGCCGCCGCCGAGGCGCCCGACGACTTCGACGCGCAGCGCGGGCTCGGCAAGGCGCACGCGGCGGCCGGCCAGCACGGCGACGCGGCCAAGGCGTTCGGCAAGGCGCTCTCGCTCCGGCCCGACGACGCGGACACCGCCTTCGAGGTGGGTCGCGCGCTCAACGCGCTCGGCAAGCACGCGGCGGCGATCGGGGTGTTCGAGGCGGCGCTCGCGAAGGCGCCGCAGGACGCGGCCGGCCACGCGGGCTACGGTGAGGCGCTGTCGGCGGTCGACCGTGACGACGAGGCGCTGCAGGAGCTGCGCCGCGCGGCGGAGCTGAAGCCGAAGGTCGGCTGGTTCCACCGGCTGCTCGGTGAGCTCGCGCTTTCGATGGGCCGCGTCGACGAGGCGGTCGGCGCCCTCTCGGAGGCGGCGTCGCTGACGCCGAACGACGCCGCGTCGCATCGCGCGCACGGCCTCGCGCTCCTCGCGGCCGAGCGCTGGCAGGAGGCGCTCGACGCGCTCTCGAAGACGGTGAACCTCGGCGTGCAGGATGGGCCCGTCGCGGTCGGCATGGGCGCCTCGCTCTGCCGGCTCGCGCGTTACTCCGAGTCGCGCGACTGGCTCAACGCGGCCCGTCACCGCGTGCCGGATGAACCCGAGGCGCGCTACTACCTCGGCGTCACGATGCTCGCGCTCGGCGACGTCGCGAAGGCGCGTGAGGAGAGCGAGGCGGCGGCGACGGCCCGCCCCGACGAGGCCAAGTACCTCGTGGGCTTCGGCCAGGTGCTCGAGGCCGAGAAGCGCCCCAAGCAGGCCGTGCAGCAGTACGCGAAGGCGGCGGAGCTCGACCCGACGCGCGCCGACGCGCACGAGCACGCGGCCCGCGTCTACCTCGCGCTCGGCATGCCGAGCGAGGCCGAGGCGCACTACGGCAAGCTCGCCGCGCTGTCCGACGACGTCGACGTGCTCCTCGGGCTGGCGAAGGCGCGTGAAGACCGGAGCGCGCCCGAGGAGGCCGTCGCGCCGCTCGAGCGCGCCGCGTCGCTGCGCCCCGACGACGCCGACATCCAGCGCCGCCTCGCGCGCGCGCTCGGCGCCGCCGATCGATGGGACGCGGCGGTCGACGCGCTGAAGCGGGCCATGCACGTCGCCGACGCGCCGGCCCCGATCGCGCCCGAGCTCGCCGAGGCCTGCCGCAAGGCCGATCGCGGCTTCGATCTCCTCGACGCGCTCGTGGAGGCGCGCGACCGCCACCCCGAGGACGCGGGCGTGCGGGTCGCGTTGGCGCGCGCGTTCGCCGACGACGGCGAGAGCGAGAAGGCCTACGCGGAGGCGCGCGCCGCGGCGGAGGCGGACGCCACCTCTCGCGAGGCGCAGGCGCTCCTCGGCCGGCTCCACCGTGAGGCGGGCCGCGTCCAGGAGGCCCTCGAGGCGCTGCGTCAGGCGGCGTCGCTCGGCGGCCACCACGCGGACGACTGGGTGCAGCTCGCCTGGTGCTACCGCGACGACGGCCAGCCGGATCGCGCGCTGGACGCGGCGCGACGCGCGGTGCGTCTCGACGCCGAGAGCGCGCTGGCGCACCGGGCGCTGGGCGAGCTGCTCGTGGCCTCGGGCGACGCGGCCGAGGCGCTGAAGAGCCTCGAGCAAGCCAAGCTGCTCTCGCCCGAGGACCCCGACATCCTGCTCGCGCTGGGCGAAGCCCTGACCGCGGCCGGCAAGGGCTCCGAGGCGATCGTCGTGCTCGAGGGCGCGGCCGCGAAGGGCAGCTCCGCGCGGCTCGAGCTCGCCAAGGCGAGCGCCTTCGAGCGCGCGGGCAAGCTCGACGAGGCGCTGAAGGCGCTGAGCGCGCTCGTGCGCGAGGTCCAGAGCGCGGAGGGCTACTTCCGGATGGGCTCGGTGTTGCAGCGCCTCGAGCGCTTCGACGAGAGCGCCGCCGCCCTCTCTCGCGCGCTGCGCATGGACCCCACCCACGCCACCGCCCAGTACGCGCTCGGCGCGTCGCTCATGCGGCTCGGCCGCGGCGACGAGGCGATCGCGGCGTGGGAGGGCGCGTGCAAGAACGCGCCGGACGACCCGAACCTCAAGGCCGCGCTCGGCTTCGGCTACCTCAAGGTCGGCCGCAAGGAGGACGCGGCGGCGGCGTGCGCGGAGGCGATGGAGCTCGGCCTCGGTGACGTCGACACCCTGCTCAGCTTCGGCAAGCTCTTCGAGCGCCTCGACCGGCGCGAGGACGCGGTCAAGGCGTACTCACGCGTCGGCGAGGTCGACCCCGACCACAGCGAAGCGATGCATCGGCTCGCGGACAACCTGATCGAGCTCCACCGCTTCAAGGAGGCGGTCGAGCCCTACCAGCAGGCGCTCCTCAGCGCGCCCGACGATCCCGGCCTCCGCTACGGGCTCGGCGTCTGCTACGCGAACCTCGGCCAGGGCGCCGCGGCGAAGGCGCAGTACGAGGCGCTGAAGAAGCTCGACGCCGACAAGGCCGAGGAGCTCTTTTTCATCATCGAGTGA
- a CDS encoding phospholipase D-like domain-containing protein: MKRALLGLSLLLSACAGAPSPAPDAPPTEEASPARAPALTLVESWPRETTLDHTALPDAVDVWPALIGQARESLDLLFFYAVTEEGEALEPVLTALAEAAQRGVRVRMVFDAAFHARMPEVPDQLGAIEGVDVRVLDFGPHAGGGVQHAKLFVVDGEAAYVGSQNLDWRSLTEIQELGVLVREPALVGAVADVFEMDWALAGGASLEEARALGTPRRFPVEVDYEGEAARVWPVFSPQPALPEGAEWDWPRLEAALASAEREIRLQVMGYHLVGHGGDTWRDLDDALRAAAGRGVRVQLMVSHWETRPGRIEDLKALHQVDGVEVRVVTIPEASTGFVPYSRTIHAKYLTVDGALSWVGTSNAAGDYFLHSRNAGFVVEGGSFARRLEAFFDDLWGSDYAEAVDPARAYEPPRVSE; the protein is encoded by the coding sequence ATGAAGCGCGCACTCCTCGGGCTGTCTCTGCTCCTCTCGGCGTGCGCAGGCGCGCCTTCGCCCGCGCCCGACGCGCCGCCCACCGAAGAGGCCTCTCCGGCGCGCGCTCCGGCCCTGACCCTGGTCGAGTCGTGGCCCAGGGAGACCACGCTGGATCACACCGCCTTGCCCGACGCGGTCGACGTCTGGCCCGCGCTCATCGGCCAGGCGCGCGAGTCGCTCGATCTCCTCTTCTTCTACGCCGTCACGGAGGAGGGCGAGGCGCTCGAGCCCGTGCTCACGGCCCTCGCGGAGGCGGCGCAGCGCGGCGTGCGGGTGCGCATGGTCTTCGACGCCGCCTTCCACGCGCGCATGCCCGAGGTGCCCGACCAGCTGGGCGCGATCGAGGGCGTGGACGTGCGCGTCCTCGACTTCGGCCCGCACGCGGGCGGCGGGGTCCAGCACGCCAAGCTCTTCGTGGTCGACGGCGAGGCGGCCTACGTGGGCAGCCAGAACCTCGACTGGCGCTCGCTCACCGAGATCCAGGAGCTGGGCGTGCTCGTGCGCGAGCCCGCGCTGGTGGGCGCGGTGGCCGACGTGTTCGAGATGGACTGGGCGCTCGCCGGCGGCGCGTCCCTCGAGGAGGCGAGGGCGCTCGGCACGCCGCGCCGCTTCCCGGTCGAGGTCGACTACGAGGGCGAGGCGGCGCGTGTGTGGCCCGTGTTCAGCCCGCAGCCCGCGCTCCCCGAGGGCGCCGAGTGGGACTGGCCGCGGCTCGAGGCGGCCCTCGCGAGCGCGGAGCGAGAGATCCGCTTGCAGGTGATGGGCTACCACCTCGTCGGCCACGGCGGCGACACCTGGCGGGACCTCGACGACGCCCTCCGCGCCGCGGCCGGCCGGGGCGTCCGCGTCCAGCTGATGGTGAGCCACTGGGAGACCCGCCCCGGCCGCATCGAGGACCTGAAGGCGCTCCATCAGGTCGACGGCGTCGAGGTGCGCGTCGTGACCATCCCCGAGGCGTCGACCGGCTTCGTGCCCTACTCCCGCACCATTCACGCGAAGTACCTCACCGTCGACGGCGCCCTGTCGTGGGTCGGGACCAGCAACGCCGCGGGCGACTACTTCCTGCACAGCCGCAACGCGGGCTTCGTCGTCGAGGGCGGGAGCTTCGCGCGACGGCTCGAGGCGTTCTTCGACGATCTCTGGGGGAGCGACTACGCGGAGGCGGTCGACCCGGCGCGCGCCTACGAGCCGCCGCGCGTGAGCGAATAG